Proteins encoded within one genomic window of Thunnus maccoyii chromosome 22, fThuMac1.1, whole genome shotgun sequence:
- the LOC121889164 gene encoding zona pellucida sperm-binding protein 3-like isoform X2, which translates to MPLSVHFTFSIYILFKLVAVRCYTYQTKPLFLSFSDLAALEANSNKPNTHPWSDTRDPAGIITAAGEHKVKTFVVKCHEDSIEVVMKAYLFDPALPVEPTHLRLGPVSAAHSHCTARKSEHGEYIIRAALSDCGGRVMFTESAVLYKNLLLYSPPPKSQGDVFYVEGAAVPVQCKYKRRYTVSSRALKPTWTPLISVHSTHLHLDFHLRLMTNDWSSERKSSVYFLGEMINIEASVDHRHLPLRLYADSCVTTLTSDVKSYPRYPFIDHHGCFTDSQLNGSGSRFLPRVQDTLLQIQLEPFLFHQDHRHTIYITCHLEAELTSNNKNPEKKACSFMSGRWKSVDGEDDVCESCSKIQETNRSNSDEPGHKRAPRSKTKYRLNELQRETTVGPIIFLPRKAEHSGNDKYLY; encoded by the exons ATGCCTCTTTCtgtgcattttacattttctatatatatTCTGTTCAAATTGGTGGCAGTTAGATGCTACACTTATCAAACCAAacctctgtttctgtctttttctgacTTGGCTGCTCTTGAAGCAAactcaaacaaaccaaacactcaCCCGTGGAGCGACACTAGGGATCCCGCTGGAATAATAACTGCTGCCGGAGAGCACAAGGTGAAGACCTTTGTGGTGAAATGTCATGAGGACAGTATCGAGGTTGTGATGAAAGCTTATCTGTTTGACCCTGCTCTGCCTGTGGAGCCCACACACTTGAGGCTTGGACCTGTCAGTGCTGCACACAGTCACTGCACAGCCAGGAAGTCTGAACATGGAGAGTACATCATCAGAGCGGCACTGAGTGACTGTGGAGGCAGAGTGATG TTCACAGAGAGTGCCGTACTATACAAGAACCTGCTGCTGTACTCTCCCCCTCCAAAATCACAAGGAGACGTATTTTATGTGGAGGGAGCTGCTGTTCCTGTGCAGTGTAAATATAAAAG GAGGTACACAGTGAGCAGCAGAGCCCTGAAACCGACCTGGACTCCCCTGATCTCCGTTCACTCGACTCATCTCCACCTGGACTTCCACCTCAGGCTCATGACAA aTGACTGGAGCAGTGAGAGAAAGTCATCTGTTTACTTCCTGGGGGAGATGATCAACATTGAAGCCTCTGTAGATCATCGTCATCTTCCTCTTCGTCTGTATGCAGACAGCTGCGTGACCACTCTGACCTCCGATGTGAAATCATACCCCAGATACCCCTTCATAGACCACCATGG ATGTTTTACAGACTCCCAGCTGAACGGCTCCGGCTCTCGTTTCCTGCCTAGAGTCCAGGACACCCTCCTCCAGATACAACTCGAACCTTTCCTCTTCCATCAGGATCACAGACATACT ATCTATATCACATGTCACTTGGAAGCAGAGCTCACTTCAAACAATAAGAACCCAGAAAAAAAGGCCTGCTCTTTTATGAGCGGAAG GTGGAAGTCCGTGGATGGAGAAGACGACGTGTGTGAGAGCTGTAGCAAGATTCAAGAGACAAATCGCAGCAACAGTGATGAGCCCGGCCACAAGAGGGCACCGAGGAGTAAAACAAAGTACAGATTAAATG agctgcagagggaAACAACTGTTGGTCCAATCATATTTCTCCCCAGAAAGGCTGAACACAGTGGAAATGACAAGTATCTGTATTGA
- the LOC121889164 gene encoding zona pellucida sperm-binding protein 3-like isoform X1 has product MPLSVHFTFSIYILFKLVAVRCYTYQTKPLFLSFSDLAALEANSNKPNTHPWSDTRDPAGIITAAGEHKVKTFVVKCHEDSIEVVMKAYLFDPALPVEPTHLRLGPVSAAHSHCTARKSEHGEYIIRAALSDCGGRVMFTESAVLYKNLLLYSPPPKSQGDVFYVEGAAVPVQCKYKSRRYTVSSRALKPTWTPLISVHSTHLHLDFHLRLMTNDWSSERKSSVYFLGEMINIEASVDHRHLPLRLYADSCVTTLTSDVKSYPRYPFIDHHGCFTDSQLNGSGSRFLPRVQDTLLQIQLEPFLFHQDHRHTIYITCHLEAELTSNNKNPEKKACSFMSGRWKSVDGEDDVCESCSKIQETNRSNSDEPGHKRAPRSKTKYRLNELQRETTVGPIIFLPRKAEHSGNDKYLY; this is encoded by the exons ATGCCTCTTTCtgtgcattttacattttctatatatatTCTGTTCAAATTGGTGGCAGTTAGATGCTACACTTATCAAACCAAacctctgtttctgtctttttctgacTTGGCTGCTCTTGAAGCAAactcaaacaaaccaaacactcaCCCGTGGAGCGACACTAGGGATCCCGCTGGAATAATAACTGCTGCCGGAGAGCACAAGGTGAAGACCTTTGTGGTGAAATGTCATGAGGACAGTATCGAGGTTGTGATGAAAGCTTATCTGTTTGACCCTGCTCTGCCTGTGGAGCCCACACACTTGAGGCTTGGACCTGTCAGTGCTGCACACAGTCACTGCACAGCCAGGAAGTCTGAACATGGAGAGTACATCATCAGAGCGGCACTGAGTGACTGTGGAGGCAGAGTGATG TTCACAGAGAGTGCCGTACTATACAAGAACCTGCTGCTGTACTCTCCCCCTCCAAAATCACAAGGAGACGTATTTTATGTGGAGGGAGCTGCTGTTCCTGTGCAGTGTAAATATAAAAG CAGGAGGTACACAGTGAGCAGCAGAGCCCTGAAACCGACCTGGACTCCCCTGATCTCCGTTCACTCGACTCATCTCCACCTGGACTTCCACCTCAGGCTCATGACAA aTGACTGGAGCAGTGAGAGAAAGTCATCTGTTTACTTCCTGGGGGAGATGATCAACATTGAAGCCTCTGTAGATCATCGTCATCTTCCTCTTCGTCTGTATGCAGACAGCTGCGTGACCACTCTGACCTCCGATGTGAAATCATACCCCAGATACCCCTTCATAGACCACCATGG ATGTTTTACAGACTCCCAGCTGAACGGCTCCGGCTCTCGTTTCCTGCCTAGAGTCCAGGACACCCTCCTCCAGATACAACTCGAACCTTTCCTCTTCCATCAGGATCACAGACATACT ATCTATATCACATGTCACTTGGAAGCAGAGCTCACTTCAAACAATAAGAACCCAGAAAAAAAGGCCTGCTCTTTTATGAGCGGAAG GTGGAAGTCCGTGGATGGAGAAGACGACGTGTGTGAGAGCTGTAGCAAGATTCAAGAGACAAATCGCAGCAACAGTGATGAGCCCGGCCACAAGAGGGCACCGAGGAGTAAAACAAAGTACAGATTAAATG agctgcagagggaAACAACTGTTGGTCCAATCATATTTCTCCCCAGAAAGGCTGAACACAGTGGAAATGACAAGTATCTGTATTGA
- the cnpy4 gene encoding protein canopy 4: protein MKLYILALFCVCSLVKAEEDERLPNKCEVCKFLTVELQEALEKSSRSKEVLEVGQVLDTGKRKRKIKYNTSETRLTEAVDNICERILQYSVHAERPGSLRYAKGTSQTMATLKNLVHKGVKVDLGMPFELWDEPSVEVSDMKKQCETMLEEFEEVVEDWYFHHQDQRLENFLCESHVLKTSEQECLKEVWKGDMGTKGGVKESASDSTGDEGANNSAKEEEKEEGKTHDAGEL, encoded by the exons ATGAAACTTTATATACTGgctttgttttgtgtctgcagtttagttaaagcagaagaagacGAGAGACTGCCGAATAAATGCGAAG TTTGTAAGTTTCTGACAGTGGAGCTGCAGGAAGCTCTGGAGAAAAGCAGCCGCTCGAAAGAAGTCCTGGAGGTCGGACAGGTGCTGGACACAggcaagagaaaaagaaagataaaatacaacacctC GGAAACTAGGCTGACGGAGGCGGTAGACAACATATGTGAGCGCATCCTGCAGTACAGCGTTCATGCAGAGAGGCCGGGCAGCCTTCGTTACGCCAAG GGAACCAGTCAGACGATGGCGACTCTGAAGAACCTGGTCCACAAAGGGGTTAAAGTGGATCTGGGCATGCCCTTTGAGCTGTGGGACGAACCCTCTGTAGAAGTGTCAGACATGAAaaaacag TGTGAGACCATGCTGGAGGAGTTTGAGGAGGTTGTGGAGGATTGGTACTTCCATCATCAGGACCAGAGGCTGGAGAACTTCCTCTGTGAGAGTCACGTCCTCAAAACATCAGAGCAAG aATGTCTGAAGGAGGTGTGGAAAGGAGACATGGGGACCAAAGGAGGGGTCAAGGAGTCAGCAAGCGACAGCACAGGAGATGAAGGAGCAAATAATAGCGctaaggaggaggagaaggaggagggaaagacGCATGATGCCGGCGAGCTATGA
- the LOC121889258 gene encoding calpain-5-like encodes MPERVSDFQGQSFHKLRRACLHRGALFKDPLFPATAQSLFYKREPPPGLTWKRPREICKDPRLFVDGISTRDLHQGSLGNCWMVAAISCLASEPSLWKKVIPDHVDQEWNPKRPDLYAGIFHFRFWRLGRWMDVVVDDRLPVSGDGVLLFCRSATPREFWSALLEKAYAKLNGCYEALEGGNTAEALIDFTGGVSEPLILDQEALSLHSDQRRVFFQTLAKAHERKALITCSIRPAEGETVESVLDCGLVRGHAYGITAVRKVWLGDKMLSGAYRLFMVRMRNPWGTTDWTGAWSQGSQQWQQMSRSEREKMGLIVRDVGEFWMDFGDFCQYFTDVVVCRLVERPLLWPRPHWREVRCYGEWASAPSNPGTLPSSAVLRSNRALGKSNAKPGGTKQQGHWKEARFRESQQEGGKRGGRGRCHKKVTKEDGEGDREEQKGGWEVQVNKGSRCGGCINHRDTFLHNPQFMFEVTGKEEEVLICLQQEDRRIQRKDGGGANLPIGFEVLKVEVNRCSRVQCVVEQAASSVYMDSRSVTLRGTLAPGRYVVLPTTFLPGTTGRFLVRLFSHSIVCLRELREDLPSPSAFQCFLPQPTVVTTVYLRRASGLSPPKQTVPDVYAVVRCENDTIRTRVFKAEGNPEFNLRTIFYRRYPNTHISIQLLSRGLLWDSVLGRARLLTEESERGRSHVIDLRGGQSGSGFRGCVYVETSSSICLTDL; translated from the exons ATGCCGGAGCGAGTGAGCGACTTCCAGGGCCAGAGCTTTCACAAGTTGAGGCGGGCCTGCCTGCATCGAGGCGCGCTCTTTAAGGACCCCCTGTTCCCCGCCACTGCCCAGTCCCTCTTTTATAAGAGGGAGCCACCGCCCGGACTGACCTGGAAGAGGCCCAGG GAGATATGTAAAGACCCTCGTCTGTTTGTTGACGGCATCAGCACTCGTGACTTGCACCAAGGAAGTCTGGGGAACTGCTGGATGGTGGCTGCTATTTCCTGCCTAGCGTCTGAGCCATCTCTGTGGAAAAAG GTCATCCCTGACCATGTGGATCAGGAGTGGAACCCAAAGCGTCCCGACCTCTATGCAGGAATCTTTCACTTCAGGTTCTGGCGCCTTGGCCGCTGGATGGATGTCGTTGTGGACGACCGTCTGCCAGTCAGTGGAGATGGAGTGCTGCTCTTTTGCCGCTCGGCAACACCGAGAGAGTTTTGGAGTGCCCTGCTGGAGAAGGCCTATGCCAA GCTAAATGGGTGCTACGAGGCCTTGGAGGGCGGAAACACCGCAGAGGCCCTGATTGACTTCACTGGGGGGGTCTCAGAGCCCCTCATCCTGGATCAGGAGGCCCTCAGCCTGCACAGCGACCAGAGGAGGGTGTTCTTCCAGACGTTGGCCAAGGCCCACGAACGCAAAGCCCTCATCACCTGCTCCATACGG CCAGCAGAGGGGGAGACAGTGGAGTCAGTTTTAGATTGTGGCCTGGTGCGAGGACACGCCTATGGGATCACAGCGGTGAGGAAGGTGTGGCTGGGGGACAAGATGCTGAGTGGGGCGTACCGACTCTTCATGGTGCGCATGAGGAACCCATGGGGGACAACAGACTGGACGGGTGCCTGGAGTCAGGG GTCACAGCAGTGGCAACAGATGAGTCGTTCGGAGAGGGAGAAGATGGGCCTCATTGTTCGAGATGTTGGGGAGTTTTG GATGGATTTCGGGGACTTCTGTCAGTACTTCACAGATGTGGTGGTGTGCCGGCTGGTGGAGAGGCCTCTGCTGTGGCCGAGACCTCACTGGAGAGAAGTGCGCTGCTATGGGGAGTGGGCTTCAGCACCTTCCAACCCTGGAACACTTCCGTCATCCGCCGTCCTCCGCAGCAACCGTGCATTGGGGAAGAGCAACGCCAAACCAGGAGGGACCAAGCAGCAAGGTCACTGGAAGGAGGCACGGTTTAGGGAGAGTCAGcaggaaggagggaaaagaggaggaagaggaaggtgtCACAAGAAAGTGACAAAGGAAGATGGAGAAGGCGATAGAGAGGAGCAGAAAGGAGGTTGGGAGGTGCAGGTGAATAAGGGGAGTCGATGTGGAGGTTGCATCAACCACAGGGACACTTTCCTGCACAATCCACAG TTCATGTTTGAGGTGACAggcaaagaggaggaggtgctgaTCTGTCTGCAGCAGGAGGACAGGAGGATacagaggaaagatggaggaggagcaAACCTGCCTATTGGTTTTGAGGTGCTAAAG GTGGAGGTGAACCGCTGCAGCCGGGTGCAGTGTGTGGTGGAGCAGGCGGCCAGCTCCGTCTACATGGACTCCCGCAGTGTGACTCTGAGGGGAACTCTGGCTCCAGGCCGCTACGTCGTGCTGCCAACCACCTTCCTGCCGGGCACCACCGGACGCTTCCTTGTACGCCTCTTTTCCCATTCCATTGTCTGTCTCAG GGAATTGAGGGAGGACTTGCCATCTCCTTCTGCGTTCCAGTGTTTTCTACCTCAGCCCACTGTGGTGACCACAGTCTATCTCCGCAGGGCGTCAGGACTCAGCCCTCCCAAACAGACAG TTCCAGATGTTTATGCTGTAGTGAGGTGTGAGAACGACACCATCAGGACACGGGTGTTCAAGGCCGAAGGAAACCCTGAGTTCAACCTCAGAACCATCTTCTACAGGAGatacccaaacacacacatctctatCCAG TTGTTGAGCAGAGGTCTGCTGTGGGACTCTGTGCTGGGAAGAGCTCGACTCCTGACAGAGGAGTCTGAAAGGGGCCGGAGCCATGTGATTGATCTACGAGGCGGCCAATCGGGTTCAGGATTCAGAGGTTGCGTCTATGTTGAGACATCCTCCAGCATCTGCCTGACAGACTTGTAG
- the LOC121889267 gene encoding transmembrane protein 272-like, with protein sequence MSNAGLIQRMRSPPQPPTPILACSKLVFCIMPIAQIAIGAIHLNDCPRQHYIPIYLIVVGVFGLILSVLSCLPCAQEPKDGTTNPLSRLCTIWNSLTSFFIFCWFIAGNVWIYSIYQPNYNKNTTSVDPYCDKTLYLFAFWTTTLVYILLGLFLLCGCCVLVCFLLCGRADPDDNV encoded by the exons ATGTCAAACGCTGGGCTTATTCAACGCATGCGCAGTCCTCCTCAACCCCCAACGCCGATACTAG CATGTTCAAAACTGGTTTTCTGCATCATGCCCATTGCTCAGATTGCAATCG GTGCAATACACCTGAATGACTGCCCGCGGCAACACTACATTCCCATCTATTTGATAGTGGTGGGAGTATTTGGCCTGATCCTGTCGGTACTCTCCTGCTTGCCCTGCGCTCAGGAGCCCAAAGATGGCACCACTAACCCCCTCAGCCGACTCTGCACAATCTGGAACTCTTTGActtctttcttcatcttctgcTGGTTCATCGCTG gTAATGTGTGGATCTACTCTATTTATCAGCCCAACTACAACAAGAACACAACAAGTGTGGATCCCTACTGCGACAAGACGCTCTACCTGTTTGCCTTCTGGACCACCACCTTGGTCTACATCCTCTTGGGTTTGTTCCTGTTGTGTGGCTGTTGCGTCCTTGTCTGCTTCTTACTGTGTGGCCGTGCCGACCCGGACGACAACGTCtag
- the LOC121889387 gene encoding transmembrane protein 272-like isoform X1, protein MPESGECTKCLAKTPIVILVCASVIMCIMPVVQLAVGAMYQYECPRQPYIPIYLMVMGVIPLLLSVLAILPCFAGFGNQSKLWSCLVSVFFFCWFITGNVWIYSIYEPNYNKTTTSVEPYCNKTLYMFAVWSTNLTYILSGLLILSGCCTFLLLEDSNPTNV, encoded by the exons ATGCCAGAGAGTGGCGAATGCACCAAGTGCCTTGCTAAAACTCCAATAGTGATACTAG TATGTGCCTCAGTGATTATGTGCATCATGCCTGTTGTTCAGCTAGCAGTAG GAGCTATGTACCAATATGAGTGTCCACGACAGCCCTACATCCCCATCTACTTAATGGTAATGGGAGTCATCcccctgctgctgtctgtgctcGCCATCCTGCCCTGCTTCGCCGGCTTTGGAAATCAAAGCAAGCTCTGGAGCTGCCTggtctctgtctttttcttctgctgGTTCATCACTG GTAATGTGTGGATTTACTCCATCTACGAACCCAACTACAATAAGACAACGACCAGTGTGGAACCCTACTGCAACAAGACGCTCTACATGTTTGCCGTCTGGTCCACCAACCTCACCTACATCCTGTCAGGTCTCTTGATTTTGTCTGGCTGTTGCACATTCCTCCTTTTAGAAGACAGCAACCCAACAAACGTTTAG
- the LOC121889387 gene encoding transmembrane protein 272-like isoform X2: protein MPESGECTKCLAKTPIVILVCASVIMCIMPVVQLAVGAMYQYECPRQPYIPIYLMVMGVIPLLLSVLAILPCFAGFGNQSKLWSCLVSVFFFCWFITGNVWIYSIYEPNYNKTTTSVEPYCNKTLYMFAVWSTNLTYILSGSTHHY, encoded by the exons ATGCCAGAGAGTGGCGAATGCACCAAGTGCCTTGCTAAAACTCCAATAGTGATACTAG TATGTGCCTCAGTGATTATGTGCATCATGCCTGTTGTTCAGCTAGCAGTAG GAGCTATGTACCAATATGAGTGTCCACGACAGCCCTACATCCCCATCTACTTAATGGTAATGGGAGTCATCcccctgctgctgtctgtgctcGCCATCCTGCCCTGCTTCGCCGGCTTTGGAAATCAAAGCAAGCTCTGGAGCTGCCTggtctctgtctttttcttctgctgGTTCATCACTG GTAATGTGTGGATTTACTCCATCTACGAACCCAACTACAATAAGACAACGACCAGTGTGGAACCCTACTGCAACAAGACGCTCTACATGTTTGCCGTCTGGTCCACCAACCTCACCTACATCCTGTCAG GTTCAACTCACCATTACTAA
- the LOC121889375 gene encoding transmembrane protein 272-like isoform X2: MFWGDTNISRLAKPPKLIRGSLVIMCIIPTVQLAVGAMYKNDCPQQPYIPIYLMVIGIITLLSSFCTIASNLTFGSLYTVCSSLSCLVSLFLCCWFIAGNVWIYSIYEPNYNKTTTGMEPYCDKTLYLFAFWTTNITYILFGLMILSLLHRPPVSW; encoded by the exons ATGTTTTGGGGTGACACAAACATCAGCAGACTTGCTAAACCTCCAAAACTAATACGAG GTTCCTTGGTGATTATGTGCATCATACCCACTGTTCAGCTAGCAGTAG GAGCTATGTACAAAAATGACTGTCCACAGCAGCCCTACATCCCCATCTATTTAATGGTAATAGGAATCATCACCCTGCTGTCCTCGTTCTGCACCATCGCTAGCAATTTAACCTTTGGAAGTCTCTACACGGTCTGCAGCAGCCTGAGCTGCCtggtctctctcttcctctgctgctggttcaTCGCTG GTAATGTGTGGATTTACTCCATCTATGAACCCAACTACAATAAGACAACAACCGGCATGGAACCCTACTGTGACAAGACGCTCTACTTGTTTGCCTTCTGGACCACCAACATTACCTACATCCTGTTCGGTCTTATGATTTTGTCTCTGTTGCATAGGCCTCCTGTGTCGTGGTGA
- the LOC121889375 gene encoding transmembrane protein 272-like isoform X1 produces the protein MFWGDTNISRLAKPPKLIRVGSLVIMCIIPTVQLAVGAMYKNDCPQQPYIPIYLMVIGIITLLSSFCTIASNLTFGSLYTVCSSLSCLVSLFLCCWFIAGNVWIYSIYEPNYNKTTTGMEPYCDKTLYLFAFWTTNITYILFGLMILSLLHRPPVSW, from the exons ATGTTTTGGGGTGACACAAACATCAGCAGACTTGCTAAACCTCCAAAACTAATACGAG TAGGTTCCTTGGTGATTATGTGCATCATACCCACTGTTCAGCTAGCAGTAG GAGCTATGTACAAAAATGACTGTCCACAGCAGCCCTACATCCCCATCTATTTAATGGTAATAGGAATCATCACCCTGCTGTCCTCGTTCTGCACCATCGCTAGCAATTTAACCTTTGGAAGTCTCTACACGGTCTGCAGCAGCCTGAGCTGCCtggtctctctcttcctctgctgctggttcaTCGCTG GTAATGTGTGGATTTACTCCATCTATGAACCCAACTACAATAAGACAACAACCGGCATGGAACCCTACTGTGACAAGACGCTCTACTTGTTTGCCTTCTGGACCACCAACATTACCTACATCCTGTTCGGTCTTATGATTTTGTCTCTGTTGCATAGGCCTCCTGTGTCGTGGTGA